The Novosphingobium humi DNA window ACGGCGTCACCTTTCCGCAGGCCAGCGTGCGCCAGACCGCGCTGCGCACGAAACCGACCGTCAATCTGGGCGATGTCCTCTATTGCCCCGATCTGGCGATGACACGGCGGCTCGACGGCAGCTACACCCTTGCCATCAGCGGTCGCGCCACGCTGGAACTCACCCCGCAGGGCATCCGCTTCGCCCGCGAATTCATGCCGCAATTCATCCAGCGTCTCAAGGCGGTGCAGTTGGGTGTCAGCGGTTCTTTCTTCACCGGGCCGGAATCCCTCTCGGCCGTGCTGGGCCATGATCCGTCCATTTTTGAGGCCACGCGCGTACTCTCGCCCAAGCCTGATCCCAAGCTGGTGGCCGCGATCAAGGCCAATCTTGCCGCCACCTTTCCGCAACTGGCCAATCTGGAACTGGAGGGGGCGTGGGGGGCCTATGTCGATTGCACGCCCGATGCGGTGCCGGTGATTTCGGCGGTGGAGCGGATCGGGGGGCTTTACCTTGCCGCGGGCTGTTCGGGCCATGGGTTTGGCCTTGGCCCCGGCATCGGCCATCTGGCCGCCGAACTGATCGCCCAGGATCGGCCCAGCGTCGATCCCACCCATTTCCGCCTTGACCGCCTCGTTGACGGTTCGAAAATTGCGGTCGGATCGCTCTAAAGGCCATGATGCACCGTGAGCGTGTCTGGTTTCAACGATGTGGATGGGACAAGTGGCGCAGGCCTTGCCCGTCGGTTGGGTGATGAATGGTGGCCGCCGCCTTATCTGACATTGCTGTCCGTTTTCGCCTGTTTCGCAGGGGTTGCGCCTGAGGCGGTGGGTCTGCGGCCCGTTCTCTGACCTCATGGCGCAGAGCGGATCTGTGATTTTGCCTGCCTCGGAAATGTCTGCGGATCAATGTTGACTCAGGCAACATTACTCCTATGATCAGGCCCATGCTGGATCAATTGACAGGCGATATTGCCGCCCTGCGCCGCTTCAACAGGCTTTACACCAACTGGCTTGGGCTGCTCGATGTCCATCTCGACGGCAGCCCGTTTACCTTGAGCGAAGCGCGCGTTCTTTATGAACTGGCGCATCGCCACGAGCCGACCGCAGCCGAAATCGCGCGCACGCTCAACATGGATCGCGCCCAGATCAGCCGCACGCTCAAGCGGTTTGCGCAGCGCAATTTGCTGGAAACGCGCATCAATCCCGCCCATGGCCGCCAGCAACTCTTGATACTGACTCCCGAAGGCCGGGTGGCGGCGGAGGATCTGAATGACAAAACACAGACGGCGGTGGGAGCATTGCTTCGGCAATTGCCGGAAGTCCAGCGTCGGCGTCTGATCGGGGCCACCACCACCATGGCCCAGGCCCTGGAGGCCAAGGTCGAGGCTCCGGCGGTCAGGTTGCGGAGCCTTCGACCGGGCGATCTGGGGATGGTCACGGCCCGGCAAGCCATGCTCTATGCCGATGAATATGGCTGGGATCAGGGCTATGAGGCGCTTGTCGCGCGCATCCTTGCCGATTTTCACGACCATTTCGATCCGGCCCGCGATGCCGCCTGGATCGCCGAAACAGGCGACGACATGGTGGGGTCGATTTTTCTGGTCCATACCGACGAGCCGGAAGTGGCCAGACTGCGCCTGCTCTATGTCGAACCGACCGCGCGCGGCACGGGAACGGGAAAGCTGCTTGTCTCGACCTGCATCGCGCGCGCGCGGCAACTTGGCTATGCGCGGCTCACATTATGGACCAACAGCGTGCTCGTCGCGGCGCGGCGCATTTATGAGCGGGCCGGATTTGTCCTGATCGATGAAGAGCCGCACCACTCTTTCGGCCATGATCTGGTGGGCCAGAC harbors:
- a CDS encoding NAD(P)/FAD-dependent oxidoreductase, with translation MSDEHLPDAVDVAVIGGGIVGTASAYYLARRGLRVALVEKGHVGCEQSSRTWGWCRQQNRDRREMPLSLLSMRLWDAMRGEIGMDPGFRRTGLVYATDDAATLAAWEGWRPVAKEFGVETHMLTGAQAAERIPQNRRQWVGGLHSVHDGKAEPALAAPVLAQGARQHGATIHQNCAARGLDLTNGRVAGLHTERGLIRADAVLCAGGAWASAFMRRHGVTFPQASVRQTALRTKPTVNLGDVLYCPDLAMTRRLDGSYTLAISGRATLELTPQGIRFAREFMPQFIQRLKAVQLGVSGSFFTGPESLSAVLGHDPSIFEATRVLSPKPDPKLVAAIKANLAATFPQLANLELEGAWGAYVDCTPDAVPVISAVERIGGLYLAAGCSGHGFGLGPGIGHLAAELIAQDRPSVDPTHFRLDRLVDGSKIAVGSL
- a CDS encoding bifunctional helix-turn-helix transcriptional regulator/GNAT family N-acetyltransferase — translated: MLDQLTGDIAALRRFNRLYTNWLGLLDVHLDGSPFTLSEARVLYELAHRHEPTAAEIARTLNMDRAQISRTLKRFAQRNLLETRINPAHGRQQLLILTPEGRVAAEDLNDKTQTAVGALLRQLPEVQRRRLIGATTTMAQALEAKVEAPAVRLRSLRPGDLGMVTARQAMLYADEYGWDQGYEALVARILADFHDHFDPARDAAWIAETGDDMVGSIFLVHTDEPEVARLRLLYVEPTARGTGTGKLLVSTCIARARQLGYARLTLWTNSVLVAARRIYERAGFVLIDEEPHHSFGHDLVGQTWSLDL